A single window of Flavobacteriales bacterium DNA harbors:
- a CDS encoding YdeI/OmpD-associated family protein, which yields MTKPDPIPTKAFKTSETFETWLGENHDNSKGLWVKIFKKDSGIKTVSYAEALDVAICYGWIDGQKQAFDEQAWLQKFSPRREKSIWSKINIGHVERLIKEGRMRPSGLEAVEKAKANGNWEKAYDSPSKMTIPEYFMKELGKNKKAEAFFRGLNKTNLFFIGFRLQTAKKQETREKRMKEIIDKLAKGEKFQ from the coding sequence ATGACCAAACCAGATCCTATACCCACCAAAGCATTCAAAACATCAGAAACATTTGAGACCTGGCTTGGAGAAAATCACGATAACTCAAAGGGACTTTGGGTTAAAATATTCAAGAAAGATTCCGGGATAAAGACCGTCAGCTATGCAGAAGCACTTGATGTCGCAATTTGTTACGGGTGGATTGATGGTCAGAAACAAGCATTTGACGAACAAGCGTGGCTGCAGAAGTTTAGTCCCAGAAGAGAAAAAAGCATCTGGTCCAAAATAAACATCGGACATGTCGAAAGATTGATCAAAGAAGGACGGATGAGACCTTCGGGGTTAGAAGCTGTCGAAAAAGCCAAGGCAAACGGCAATTGGGAAAAAGCATACGACTCGCCAAGCAAGATGACCATACCGGAATACTTTATGAAAGAACTTGGCAAAAACAAAAAAGCAGAAGCGTTTTTTAGGGGCCTTAATAAGACCAATCTTTTTTTCATCGGATTCCGCCTGCAGACCGCAAAAAAACAAGAGACAAGAGAAAAACGCATGAAAGAGATTATTGATAAGCTGGCCAAAGGTGAGAAGTTTCAATAA